Proteins from a single region of Desulfolutivibrio sulfoxidireducens:
- a CDS encoding DUF3426 domain-containing protein, with protein sequence MIITCPNCASRFRLPDEKIGPDGVKLRCGKCKHVFHQQPPSPPDMRDFDYPESDETPGGAFDATTAPKRAAPSRESEPSGLAAPDESSDREPGDLFHSETYEDEDDQAPVRPGFNLDDVANIDISGQPGKGASAKDTKRRALIVALCLFGVAVVTLGALYFLGLWPGTGKEGTPPATEQAPAKETATKDGERTATQAPPAGAEETAKVKDIVLQNVRQYYVTNEKAGQLFVIEGKAVNNFKSPKEMIKLEAALFDEKGTVLVSKDILSGNAVSLFQLQVMTRQELESALSSQVGVLTNNTNLATGAETPFMIVFFDPPEAVKEFGVKVVDVKDPPGQ encoded by the coding sequence ATGATCATAACATGCCCGAATTGCGCCAGCAGGTTTCGCCTGCCCGACGAAAAGATCGGACCCGACGGCGTCAAGCTCAGATGCGGCAAATGCAAGCACGTCTTTCACCAGCAGCCGCCTTCCCCCCCGGATATGCGGGATTTCGACTACCCGGAGAGCGATGAAACCCCGGGCGGCGCCTTTGACGCGACCACTGCCCCAAAGCGGGCCGCGCCGTCCCGGGAGTCCGAACCGTCCGGCCTTGCCGCGCCCGACGAGTCCTCGGATCGCGAACCCGGCGATCTCTTCCATTCCGAGACCTATGAGGACGAGGACGACCAGGCCCCGGTCCGGCCGGGATTCAATCTGGACGACGTGGCCAACATCGACATCAGCGGCCAGCCGGGCAAGGGCGCATCCGCCAAGGACACAAAGCGGCGGGCCCTGATCGTGGCCCTGTGCCTCTTCGGGGTGGCCGTGGTCACCCTTGGCGCCTTGTATTTCCTGGGTCTGTGGCCCGGGACCGGAAAGGAGGGCACGCCTCCCGCGACCGAACAGGCGCCGGCCAAGGAGACCGCCACAAAGGACGGCGAGCGGACCGCGACCCAGGCCCCGCCGGCTGGGGCCGAGGAGACGGCCAAGGTCAAGGACATCGTGCTCCAAAACGTCCGTCAATATTACGTCACCAACGAGAAGGCCGGGCAGCTCTTCGTCATCGAGGGCAAGGCGGTCAACAACTTCAAGTCGCCCAAGGAGATGATCAAGCTCGAGGCCGCCCTGTTCGACGAGAAGGGCACGGTCCTGGTCTCCAAGGACATCTTAAGCGGCAACGCCGTGTCCCTGTTCCAGCTTCAGGTCATGACCCGCCAGGAGTTGGAGTCGGCCCTGTCCTCCCAGGTCGGGGTCCTGACCAACAACACCAATCTGGCGACCGGGGCGGAGACGCCGTTTATGATCGTCTTTTTCGACCCCCCGGAGGCGGTCAAGGAATTCGGGGTCAAGGTCGTGGACGTCAAGGACCCGCCCGGCCAGTAG
- the radA gene encoding DNA repair protein RadA: MKIRQRYVCSECGGVSPSWRGQCPRCGKWNTLSPQAVAPAAGHGGVPAGLDVRPASLAAHPDEGGAAAPTGLADLDRMLGGGLAPGGAILLGGEPGIGKSTLLLQLAGRLAASGRTPVYFSGEESLTQLKSRAARLGCLHEGLLAVSSTDASAAVSLLSGSTPPDLVIVDSVQTMHSPAAEGACGSVGQVRAVSSELVEAAKRSGTALILVGHVTKDGQIAGPKIMEHMVDTVLYLEGERRHVFRILRVLKNRFGPTDELLVFEMREKGLAVVPDPSTFFLGERDAGLSGSAVVMAVEGQRPLAVEVQALAAHSYLGIPRRTALGVDQGRLHLLLAVLEKRLGVRLGQFDIYAKLGGGLSMRDPGLDLGLAAAVLSSFHDRPLPPGAVFWGEVDLGGRIRPVSGHGMRLKQAKRLGYGPLFFSSPGKGDQGLSDLSAFRDALFG, translated from the coding sequence ATGAAGATCCGGCAACGTTACGTCTGTTCCGAATGCGGCGGCGTGTCCCCGTCCTGGCGGGGTCAATGCCCGCGTTGCGGCAAGTGGAACACCCTTTCCCCCCAGGCCGTGGCCCCGGCCGCGGGACATGGCGGCGTCCCCGCTGGCCTTGACGTCAGGCCCGCGTCCCTGGCCGCCCATCCCGACGAGGGCGGCGCGGCCGCGCCCACGGGACTGGCCGACCTGGACCGGATGCTTGGCGGGGGGCTGGCCCCTGGCGGGGCCATCCTGCTTGGCGGAGAACCGGGCATCGGCAAGTCCACCCTTTTATTGCAACTGGCCGGGCGGCTGGCCGCCTCGGGCCGGACCCCCGTGTATTTTTCCGGCGAGGAGTCCCTGACCCAGCTCAAGTCCCGGGCCGCGCGCCTTGGCTGTCTGCACGAGGGACTTTTGGCCGTGTCCTCCACCGACGCCTCGGCGGCGGTGTCCCTGCTGTCCGGTTCCACCCCCCCGGACCTCGTCATCGTCGATTCCGTGCAGACCATGCATTCCCCGGCCGCCGAGGGGGCCTGCGGCAGCGTGGGCCAGGTCCGGGCCGTGTCCTCGGAACTGGTCGAGGCGGCCAAACGTTCCGGAACGGCGCTGATCCTCGTGGGCCACGTGACCAAGGACGGCCAGATCGCCGGCCCGAAGATCATGGAGCACATGGTGGACACGGTGCTCTACCTTGAGGGCGAACGCCGCCACGTCTTTCGCATCCTGCGGGTGCTGAAAAATCGCTTCGGCCCCACGGACGAACTGCTGGTCTTCGAGATGCGCGAGAAGGGACTGGCCGTGGTGCCCGATCCCTCGACCTTTTTTCTGGGCGAGCGCGACGCCGGGTTGTCCGGGTCGGCGGTGGTCATGGCCGTGGAGGGCCAGCGCCCTCTGGCCGTGGAGGTCCAGGCCCTGGCCGCCCACTCCTATCTGGGCATTCCCCGGCGCACGGCCCTTGGCGTGGACCAGGGCCGCCTTCACCTGCTTTTGGCCGTCCTGGAAAAGCGCCTGGGCGTGCGCCTGGGACAGTTCGACATCTACGCCAAGCTCGGCGGCGGGCTGTCCATGCGCGATCCGGGACTCGACCTGGGGCTTGCCGCCGCCGTCCTGTCCTCCTTCCACGACCGTCCTTTGCCCCCCGGGGCGGTCTTCTGGGGCGAGGTGGACCTGGGCGGCCGCATCCGCCCCGTGTCCGGGCACGGGATGCGTCTCAAACAGGCCAAGCGCCTGGGCTACGGGCCGCTGTTCTTCTCCAGCCCGGGCAAGGGCGACCAGGGTCTCTCCGACCTCTCCGCCTTCCGTGACGCCCTTTTCGGCTGA